Genomic segment of Alcanivorax borkumensis SK2:
AGCTAAGAAAGATCCGCCGCTAAAAGCGGCACGCAACAATGAGGGAAAGAGTGGGCGACCACATGGTGCCCACCCAGCACAAGGCATACCGTTACAGGTTCACAATGAAAAAGAAAAATCGGAGGGAGCGTCCCTGCTTTCCCTATCCAATGTTGTAGCTTGCAGCTCGGTTATTTCTGACTCAATTCCACTACAGCTTCAATAAAGACCTTAGCGTGCTCCGGATCCACTTGCGGGGTGATGCCGTGCCCTAGATTAAAAATATGCCCAGGATGATCACCAAAATCATCGAGGATACGTTTCACTTCAGCCCGAATCGCCTGCGGCGAGGCATACAGCACTGCCGGATCCATATTTCCCTGTAGGGCGACCTTGTCACCCACACGACGGCGCGCGTCACCGATATTAATCGTCCAGTCCAGCCCTAAAGCATCACAGCCCGTGGCAGCCATGGATTCCAGCCACAGGCCACCGTTTTTAGTGAACAGGATCACCGGTACCTTGCGACCCTCATTATCACGAATCAGGCCATCCACGATTTGCTGCATATAACGCAGGGAAAATTCTTTATAGGCTTCCGCCGACAGCGCCCCGCCCCAAGTATCAAAAATTTGCACAGCCTGGGCTCCATGACGGATCTGTGCATTCAGGTAACCTGTCACGGACTGAGCCAGTTTGTCGAGCATGGCATGAGCCAGCTCGGGCTGGCTGTACACCATCGCTTTAAGGTGACGGAAATCTTTGCTGGAGCCGCCCTCTACCATGTAGGTCGCCAGCGTCCA
This window contains:
- the hemE gene encoding uroporphyrinogen decarboxylase, translating into MTFAPLQNDRFLRALNRETVDRTPIWMMRQAGRYLPEYRAAREHAGSFMDLCKNADLACEVTLQPLERYPLDAAILFSDILTIPDAMGLGLYFETGEGPKFRKVVRTEADVAALPIPDAESDLGYVMNAVSTIRGALNGRVPLIGFSGSPWTLATYMVEGGSSKDFRHLKAMVYSQPELAHAMLDKLAQSVTGYLNAQIRHGAQAVQIFDTWGGALSAEAYKEFSLRYMQQIVDGLIRDNEGRKVPVILFTKNGGLWLESMAATGCDALGLDWTINIGDARRRVGDKVALQGNMDPAVLYASPQAIRAEVKRILDDFGDHPGHIFNLGHGITPQVDPEHAKVFIEAVVELSQK